Genomic window (Acidobacteriota bacterium):
CTCGAGGGCAAGCGCATCGCGACGAGTTACCCGAACATCCTCGGGCGATTTTTGAGCGCGGCAGGAGTCGCCGCCGAAACACACAGGATCAGCGGTTCGGTCGAGATCGCGCCGTCGATCGGACTCGCCGACGCGATCTGCGATCTCGTCAGTTCGGGCAGCACGTTGCTCTCGAACGGCCTCCGGGAAGTTGTGACCGTAATGGAATCGGAAGCCGTCCTTTTTTCGCGCGGCGACCTTGACGAGGAGCTTCTGCGGATGCTCGGTAAACTCGTTTTCCGGATCAAGTCCGTCAAGTCAGCGCGGGAAAACAAGTACATTCTGCTGAACGCGCCCGACGACAGGCTGGACCGGATCGTCAGCCTTATCCCGGGAATCAAGAGCCCGACGATAATGCCGCTCGCCGCGGCCGGATGGAGTTCGCTGCATTCGGTGATCAACGAAAACGACTTCTGGGAAGTCGTCGAGAATCTGAAGAACGAAGGCGCCGAAGGGATACTGGTGTTTTCGATCGATCAGATGATCAGATGATGGGATTGGGGATTGGGGATTTGGGATTGGGGATTTGGGATTGGGGATTTGGGATTGGGGATTTGGGATTGGGGGATTCCAAATTCCAGATTCGGGAGCTTTGGAAAAACCCGCGGGTTCTTTGTAATCGGGTTGGGACGAGTCGGTACCATCTGCGGTAGCGGATGGTTGAAGATCGGTGCCGCAACCAACCATCCGCTACCGCAGATGGTACCGACTCGAGCCGATTGCAACGCGATTCGGGATTCCCAATCTGGAACCTTGAATATTGAACCTAACCTTGAATCTGGAATCTGGAATATCTGGAATTACTCGAACCTGGAATTAGCTTTATGAAGATAGTCAGTTATCCCGAACGTCAGATATGGCCCGAACTTCTTGCGCGGCCGGCGTTTGAGTCCCAAGCACTGCGGTCAAAAGTTGCCGAGATCCTCGGGGCCGTAAGAATCGGCGGCGACGCTGAATTGAAGCGTTTGACGCGAGAATTCGACGGCGTCGAACTTGCGGAGCTGCGCGTCGGCGAGGACGAATTCGCCGCGGCAGACCTCGAAGTCGGCGATGAGCTCAAGGACGCGATCGACATCGCGATCCGCAACATCGATCGATTCCATTCGACGCAGATCGAGATCTCAAAGCCCGTCGAAACTACGGACGGCGTTTTTTGCTGGCGAAAGAGCGTTCCGATCGAACGCGTCGGGCTCTACGTTCCCGCCGGAACCGCGCCTTTGTTTTCGACGGTTCTGATGCTCGCCGTCCCCGCCCGTCTCGCCGGTTGCGCCGAGATCGTGCTTTGTTCGCCGCCCGACAAGAACGGTCGCGTCAACTCCGCGACACTTTACGCCGCCGGCGCCTGCGGCATTTCGAAGGTCTTCAAGATCGGCGGTGCGCAGGCGATCGCGGCGATGGCCTTCGGAACCGAAAGCGTTCCGCGCGTTTTCAAGATCTTCGGCCCCGGCAATCAATTCGTGACGGAGGCAAAACTACAGGCATCGATGGCCGGAACGGCGATCGATATGCCGGCCGGACCGTCGGAAGTTGCGATTCTTGCCGACGGAACCTGCGTCCCGGAGTTCGTCGCCGCGGACTTGCTCTCGCAGGCGGAACACGGTCCCGACAGTCAGGTTCTTCTCGTTTCGACGGACCTGAACGTCATCAACGCGACGCTCGCCGAGATCGATCTTCAGATCGAGTCCCTGCCGCGAAAGGCGATCGCTTTGGAATCGATCAGGAATTCGACGGCGGTCCTCGTCGAAGATACCGAAACTGCCGTCGATTTGCTTAACGAATACGCGCCCGAGCATCTTATTCTCGCCGTTCGCAACGCCGACGAGATCGCCGAATCGGTGACCAACGCGGGATCGGTCTTCATTGGCAACTTCTCGTGCGAAGCCGCCGGCGACTATGCTTCCGGCACGAATCATACACTGCCGACGAACGGTTTTGCCCGCGCCTACAGCGGCGTCTCGCTCGATTCGTTCGTCAAAAAGATAACTTTCCAGAAACTGACCGCGAGCGGCATCCGAAACATTGGCCCGGCGATCGAAACAATGGCCGAAGCTGAGAATCTGCGGGCGCACCGAAACGCCGTATCGCTTCGACTGAAGAGTTTGGCAAACGAAGAGATGATTCGGAAAGATCCGCAGGAGTCCGAGTAATTCGTTTCAAAGACAACAATGAAGATCGAGAACCTGGTACGTGCGAACATCAAAACACTGAAGCCGTATTCGTCGGCGCGCAAGGAATTCACCGGCAAGGGCGAGGTGTTTCTCGACGCCAACGAGAACAGTTTCGGCTCGCCGCTTCCGCGTGCTTACAACCGATATCCCGATCCGTTGCAGACCGAGATCAAGCGCCTGCTCGCGCCGATTGTCGGCGTTCACCCCGAACAGCTCTTTGTCGGCAACGGCTCGGACGAGGCGATCGACCTCTTGTTCCGGATCTTTTGCGAACCGCGGCAAGACAACGTCGTGATCTGTCCGCCGACCTACGGGATGTACGAGGTATCGGCCGCGATCAACGACGTCGCGGTTCGGCGGGCGCCGCTCACGAACGAGTTCCGGCTCGACACCGGGAAGATCGGACAAACGATCGACGGAC
Coding sequences:
- a CDS encoding ATP phosphoribosyltransferase, with translation MRKLKIAIQKSGRLSDESVTLLRKCGIRFKNGSGKLRTEAENFPLEVFFLRDDDIPEYVSDGVADVGIVGENVLAETSRDVVVVEKLGFGRCRLSLAIPKSLDFDGVKSLEGKRIATSYPNILGRFLSAAGVAAETHRISGSVEIAPSIGLADAICDLVSSGSTLLSNGLREVVTVMESEAVLFSRGDLDEELLRMLGKLVFRIKSVKSARENKYILLNAPDDRLDRIVSLIPGIKSPTIMPLAAAGWSSLHSVINENDFWEVVENLKNEGAEGILVFSIDQMIR
- the hisD gene encoding histidinol dehydrogenase, producing the protein MKIVSYPERQIWPELLARPAFESQALRSKVAEILGAVRIGGDAELKRLTREFDGVELAELRVGEDEFAAADLEVGDELKDAIDIAIRNIDRFHSTQIEISKPVETTDGVFCWRKSVPIERVGLYVPAGTAPLFSTVLMLAVPARLAGCAEIVLCSPPDKNGRVNSATLYAAGACGISKVFKIGGAQAIAAMAFGTESVPRVFKIFGPGNQFVTEAKLQASMAGTAIDMPAGPSEVAILADGTCVPEFVAADLLSQAEHGPDSQVLLVSTDLNVINATLAEIDLQIESLPRKAIALESIRNSTAVLVEDTETAVDLLNEYAPEHLILAVRNADEIAESVTNAGSVFIGNFSCEAAGDYASGTNHTLPTNGFARAYSGVSLDSFVKKITFQKLTASGIRNIGPAIETMAEAENLRAHRNAVSLRLKSLANEEMIRKDPQESE